Proteins encoded together in one Terriglobus saanensis SP1PR4 window:
- a CDS encoding DotU family type IV/VI secretion system protein — translation MNSPRAASLASAFQEVFTAIVRVRFRLQRVENASAFRDEIRQSLQHAMQQARSLGYTNEGIQVAVFATVAFLDESVLNVQDPVFADWAGRPLQEELFGGHLAGEAFFQNLRTCLGQQDSSEVADVLEIHCLCLLIGYRGRYALGDSGELHALLRQARERIRRIRGDAHLGLRPNSVPPALAIPTSDTWTRRLAWTVCFLSALVFILFVWYEVELSSGLRLLQRTILTVAANLVSLERI, via the coding sequence ATGAATTCGCCGCGCGCGGCCAGCCTAGCCTCTGCCTTCCAGGAAGTTTTCACCGCGATCGTACGCGTGCGCTTCCGCCTGCAGCGTGTGGAGAACGCTTCGGCCTTCCGCGATGAAATTCGGCAGTCTCTACAGCATGCCATGCAGCAAGCGCGTAGCCTCGGCTATACGAATGAAGGCATACAGGTAGCCGTATTCGCCACCGTAGCTTTTCTGGACGAAAGTGTACTCAACGTCCAGGACCCCGTCTTCGCCGATTGGGCGGGACGCCCACTTCAGGAAGAACTTTTCGGTGGCCATCTCGCTGGCGAGGCCTTCTTCCAAAACCTGCGGACCTGCCTTGGCCAGCAGGATTCGAGCGAAGTAGCAGATGTTCTTGAAATTCACTGCCTCTGTCTCTTGATTGGCTATCGGGGGCGCTATGCGCTGGGAGATAGCGGCGAGCTTCACGCCCTGCTACGACAAGCCCGGGAGCGCATCCGGCGCATTCGCGGCGACGCGCATCTCGGTCTTCGCCCAAACTCTGTTCCTCCGGCTCTGGCCATTCCTACATCGGATACATGGACGCGTCGCTTGGCATGGACGGTCTGTTTCCTCTCTGCACTCGTCTTCATTCTTTTTGTCTGGTATGAGGTTGAACTTAGTTCCGGCCTCCGGCTTCTGCAACGCACCATCCTCACGGTCGCCGCAAATCTCGTCAGTCTGGAAAGAATATAA
- the tssK gene encoding type VI secretion system baseplate subunit TssK yields the protein MKFLSRLVWSEGMYLAPHHFQTQSRYYEDSIAFLANSLWRDPWGLLHIELDQKAIENGIASVLFASGIFLDGLSFDMPVSDSAPPLRDIAPLFPTSSTELLLYLAVPARRNDGYDAQVTDASDEARYLSRMHILHDETNGIDEREVALAHKNISIVTANEITPQLLTMPLARVVRDTRGRLRYDEDFIPACLRISASDTLMLLLQRLLQTIGDKSETILRGSQRAQRFEPGVSALDIANYWFLHSLHSALPPLRHLIHTRHAHPADCFLELSRLAGALSTFAVDSDPRLLPEYDHRDPGAGFRGLNTYIRHHLEIVVPTNTVVLDFTSAGPFFYQAPVADERCLRRARWILGVRSSIAESEQLRLVPLLAKVCSARFVPELVKRALPGMALRHLSIPPMSIRAEPDMHYYSIDTSGACWEHILQTRDVGLFLPKELGDTEFTLTAVVESSS from the coding sequence ATGAAATTTCTTTCGCGTCTGGTGTGGTCCGAGGGCATGTACCTCGCGCCACATCACTTTCAGACCCAGAGCCGTTACTACGAAGACTCCATCGCTTTTCTCGCAAACAGTCTCTGGCGTGATCCATGGGGTCTCCTCCACATTGAACTTGATCAAAAAGCGATAGAGAACGGAATCGCATCCGTGCTTTTTGCCTCGGGCATCTTTTTGGATGGGCTTTCCTTTGATATGCCTGTCTCCGACTCCGCACCGCCATTACGCGATATCGCGCCACTCTTTCCCACCTCTTCCACTGAACTGCTTCTGTACCTGGCGGTTCCTGCACGCAGAAACGATGGCTATGATGCACAAGTGACGGATGCTTCGGACGAAGCTCGATATTTGAGCAGAATGCATATACTGCATGACGAAACAAACGGCATCGACGAGCGCGAAGTCGCGCTGGCCCACAAGAATATCTCGATCGTGACAGCCAATGAGATCACCCCACAGCTTCTGACCATGCCACTGGCCCGAGTTGTCCGCGATACCCGTGGACGCCTGCGATATGACGAGGATTTTATTCCCGCCTGTCTGCGGATCAGCGCCAGCGATACGCTCATGCTCCTGCTGCAAAGACTTCTCCAAACGATAGGCGACAAGAGCGAAACCATCCTGCGCGGCTCGCAGCGAGCCCAGCGGTTTGAACCTGGCGTATCCGCACTCGACATCGCGAATTACTGGTTCCTCCATTCGCTGCATAGCGCTCTGCCGCCTCTGCGTCATCTCATACACACGCGCCATGCACATCCCGCGGATTGTTTTTTGGAGCTTTCCAGGCTAGCTGGCGCTCTCTCCACCTTCGCTGTGGACTCCGATCCACGTCTACTGCCGGAGTATGATCATCGCGATCCAGGCGCGGGCTTTCGGGGTCTGAATACCTACATTCGACATCATCTGGAAATCGTTGTTCCCACGAATACTGTCGTACTTGATTTCACCTCCGCGGGCCCTTTCTTCTATCAAGCCCCGGTGGCAGACGAGCGCTGCTTGCGGCGTGCACGCTGGATCCTGGGAGTTCGTTCTTCGATCGCTGAATCGGAGCAGCTACGCCTCGTTCCGCTTCTCGCAAAAGTCTGCTCAGCTCGCTTCGTGCCCGAATTAGTCAAGCGCGCTCTGCCCGGCATGGCGCTCAGGCATCTTTCGATACCGCCCATGTCGATTCGCGCGGAACCAGACATGCACTATTACTCCATCGATACCTCCGGTGCATGCTGGGAGCACATCCTGCAGACCCGCGATGTTGGACTCTTTCTGCCAAAAGAATTAGGCGATACAGAATTTACGCTTACTGCGGTTGTGGAGTCTTCGTCATGA
- a CDS encoding PP2C family protein-serine/threonine phosphatase → MSLDGATENDGIRSDRDADLQEFQATVEVAALSDIGCIRSGNEDSFGYDLALGLFVVCDGMGGMAAGEVASKAAVDQLLLHYEELSSSEASLEERVREAIVRTNRDVWQASRDHRHLRGMGTTLVAACLEGNHIVICNVGDSRAYFLRQGSCLQVTRDHSYVAEQERLGLTTKALPGLSALQQWITRAVGVGEQVQPDMFMAEVKTGDIVLLASDGLTRYAETDLIAQRLNETASLAEACRGLVDIAMEGGAADNVTCLLLRIL, encoded by the coding sequence GTGAGTCTTGACGGGGCGACGGAGAACGACGGGATCCGGTCTGATCGCGACGCGGATTTACAAGAATTCCAGGCGACCGTAGAAGTCGCAGCACTCTCGGATATTGGCTGCATTCGCTCAGGTAATGAAGACAGCTTCGGGTACGATCTCGCTCTGGGGCTGTTTGTCGTTTGCGACGGGATGGGGGGCATGGCCGCTGGTGAAGTCGCAAGCAAAGCTGCGGTCGATCAACTCCTACTCCACTACGAAGAACTGAGTTCCAGCGAAGCGTCCCTCGAAGAGAGAGTGCGAGAAGCGATCGTCAGAACGAATCGGGACGTGTGGCAAGCATCCCGAGACCATCGGCATCTCCGCGGAATGGGTACGACCCTGGTAGCAGCTTGTCTGGAGGGCAACCACATCGTTATTTGCAATGTGGGAGACAGCCGAGCTTATTTTTTGAGGCAGGGTAGTTGTCTTCAGGTGACGCGTGACCACTCGTATGTGGCTGAGCAGGAGCGGCTCGGGCTAACGACGAAGGCATTACCGGGTCTTTCGGCCTTGCAGCAGTGGATCACACGCGCTGTTGGCGTAGGAGAACAAGTACAGCCAGATATGTTTATGGCAGAGGTCAAGACGGGCGACATCGTGCTTCTTGCCAGTGATGGTTTGACACGGTATGCAGAGACAGATTTGATCGCGCAGCGGCTGAACGAGACTGCGAGTTTGGCGGAGGCCTGTCGCGGGCTCGTGGACATTGCAATGGAAGGTGGAGCGGCGGATAACGTTACATGTCTCCTGCTCCGCATCCTCTAG
- a CDS encoding ImcF-related family protein yields MVYLFAFLFVAVSAILAWLAGPLLHLHGTGLLVVRIVLLILGIAAAIAVLFFQRSLKFFQTRDANPHDSAELNTLLRDAQRHLSSSQRAVAKSFASTPLLYLLGGSNSAKTTTVLRSGLDPELLAGEVYRDQTVASTSRANLWHTGENVIVEVGETVRKSPQLWKLLLSVTRPRIYQSALGKKPPSRAVIVCTSCESFFGPDAATSLTTLARETNGMLRTLARQLGTDLPVYVLLTKLDRIPGFAEFVRHLSTEEISEPLGIALPRHAASSRFYAEEVTRSVSSSLDQLLFSLGQFRVEALARQAGQNTTAPVYEFPREMAKLRNNLISYLIELTRPSHLSANPHLYGFYFTGVRAHLSEQAVSAPAAVRRQAQIDAEATGIFSLKSLAANGPQPVAPIVTQRIAQWCFLPHLFTDVIFADRHALAGDQNSKRVHLVRRLLLATVSLFLLICGIGLTLSYRNNARLEREIQESEVALPSGGPVETLASTSQLASLDRLRSTLAELEGYEQNGAPMMFRWGLFHGDSLIAPARRLYFDRFQQLLLASTQKHLVANLGALPATAPADADYFAAYNSLRAYLITTSNPEKSTADFLPPVLTRFWLNGQHQESDLQSELAGRQFTFYAEELRRADPFHIAPAMPAVAEARLYLDSFGGFDRVYQNMIAAANQVALAVDFNRLYPGSAATVVEPHVVPGAFTRDGFAYVQKALQHPDHFLRGEDWVLGTQTAPSMQLAQLAQKLTERYDTDFTAQWHIFLHSATIVRYRNLQDAQQKLQSLSSPNSSLLALIFTASHHTAVASPTVAHQFQPVQVMVPPDSINRFIAGSNSGYINGLIGLQGALSQFNQDTTAATNPAATQPIVSAAVAAHAAVGQTSQSFNIDPQAHVEQMVISLLQTPITSVEDTIRGERPQQTNLAGHGFCSNVATLTAKYPFSRGATVEATAAEITSMFKPGSGALWVFYDATLKPLIIQQGSTWVAAPTAPIKPTAAFLQFFNRMATISNALFPAGATAPTLTFNTHILRSKEIQSVTFTVDADRLTGAEVSRGFTWSAQNAQKAELIANYGSGTLPLQFSGTWSLFHLLDRGKLEQGGNPARFAYPLEISNTPIVIKGTPLTERFEISGPGASLLIPGALTGLHCAAQIAH; encoded by the coding sequence GTGGTTTATCTTTTCGCCTTTCTCTTCGTCGCCGTCTCCGCGATTCTCGCGTGGCTTGCGGGACCGTTGCTTCACCTTCATGGGACTGGACTGCTTGTCGTTCGCATCGTCCTTCTGATCCTTGGCATCGCAGCAGCAATTGCGGTGCTGTTCTTTCAGCGAAGCCTGAAGTTCTTTCAGACTCGCGATGCAAACCCCCATGACAGCGCGGAACTAAACACGCTCCTGCGCGATGCGCAACGTCATCTCAGTTCTTCGCAGCGGGCTGTTGCCAAATCGTTTGCCTCCACGCCCCTGCTCTACCTCCTCGGCGGCTCCAACTCTGCCAAGACAACAACCGTTCTCAGATCCGGTCTCGATCCTGAACTGCTTGCTGGGGAGGTATATCGCGATCAAACGGTGGCCTCGACCTCGCGCGCAAACCTCTGGCATACCGGAGAAAACGTGATCGTCGAAGTGGGCGAGACCGTTCGCAAAAGCCCTCAACTGTGGAAGCTCCTGTTGAGCGTGACCAGACCCAGAATTTACCAATCGGCATTGGGCAAAAAACCGCCATCCCGTGCAGTGATTGTGTGTACGAGTTGCGAATCTTTTTTCGGTCCAGATGCCGCAACCTCCCTAACAACCCTTGCCCGCGAAACAAACGGCATGCTCCGGACGCTCGCACGTCAACTCGGAACCGACCTCCCTGTCTATGTTCTGCTGACGAAACTCGACCGGATTCCTGGCTTCGCCGAGTTCGTGCGCCATTTGTCCACGGAAGAGATCTCCGAGCCTTTGGGCATTGCGCTCCCACGTCATGCAGCCTCGAGCCGCTTTTATGCGGAAGAAGTGACCAGGTCGGTTTCGTCCTCTCTTGATCAGCTTCTCTTCTCGCTCGGCCAGTTCCGCGTGGAGGCGCTCGCGCGCCAGGCCGGTCAGAACACCACAGCTCCTGTCTATGAGTTTCCCCGGGAGATGGCCAAGCTTCGCAACAACCTGATCTCATATTTAATCGAACTTACCCGCCCCAGCCACCTGAGCGCCAATCCTCACTTATATGGTTTCTACTTCACAGGTGTGCGTGCGCACCTCTCGGAACAGGCAGTCAGTGCCCCTGCAGCCGTACGTCGGCAGGCACAGATCGATGCCGAAGCAACTGGCATTTTTTCCCTTAAAAGCCTGGCAGCCAACGGCCCGCAGCCCGTGGCTCCAATCGTCACGCAAAGGATCGCGCAGTGGTGCTTCCTGCCTCACTTATTTACAGACGTAATTTTTGCCGACCGACATGCGCTCGCTGGCGATCAAAACAGCAAGCGCGTTCATCTCGTGCGTCGACTGCTGCTTGCCACTGTCTCCCTCTTTCTCCTGATTTGCGGCATCGGTCTTACTCTCTCTTACCGCAACAATGCGCGCCTTGAACGGGAGATTCAGGAGAGTGAAGTGGCTCTGCCGTCCGGCGGGCCAGTCGAGACGTTGGCATCTACTTCACAGCTGGCAAGTCTCGACCGACTTCGTTCCACCCTCGCGGAATTAGAAGGATACGAACAAAATGGAGCGCCCATGATGTTCAGATGGGGACTCTTCCATGGTGATTCGCTCATCGCCCCCGCACGCCGTCTCTACTTTGACCGGTTTCAGCAACTGCTGCTCGCGAGCACGCAGAAGCATCTCGTCGCGAATCTTGGCGCTTTGCCTGCTACCGCGCCAGCTGACGCGGACTATTTTGCCGCCTATAACTCCCTTCGCGCTTATCTGATCACCACATCCAACCCGGAGAAGAGCACAGCAGATTTCCTTCCGCCAGTGCTCACCCGCTTCTGGCTTAACGGCCAACATCAGGAGTCAGATCTGCAGAGTGAACTCGCCGGACGTCAGTTCACTTTCTACGCCGAGGAGCTTCGACGTGCCGATCCCTTCCACATCGCGCCAGCCATGCCTGCTGTCGCTGAAGCTCGTTTATATCTGGACAGTTTTGGCGGATTCGATCGCGTATACCAGAACATGATCGCGGCTGCGAATCAAGTCGCACTTGCAGTGGACTTCAACCGCCTCTATCCAGGGTCGGCCGCGACGGTAGTCGAGCCGCATGTAGTACCGGGCGCTTTTACTCGCGATGGCTTCGCTTATGTGCAGAAAGCGTTGCAGCACCCGGATCACTTTCTCAGGGGCGAGGATTGGGTTCTGGGCACCCAGACTGCGCCTTCCATGCAGCTCGCTCAACTTGCACAGAAGCTTACGGAGCGCTACGACACGGATTTCACAGCCCAATGGCACATCTTCTTGCACTCTGCGACAATCGTGCGTTATCGCAACCTGCAGGATGCGCAACAAAAATTACAGAGCCTGTCATCACCCAACTCATCGTTACTCGCGCTTATCTTCACCGCTTCGCATCATACGGCTGTGGCCAGCCCAACGGTTGCGCACCAGTTTCAGCCAGTCCAGGTCATGGTCCCGCCAGACAGCATCAACCGGTTCATCGCTGGCAGCAACAGCGGCTATATCAACGGACTCATCGGTCTCCAGGGCGCTCTCTCTCAGTTCAATCAGGACACCACCGCAGCCACCAACCCCGCCGCAACCCAACCCATCGTCAGCGCTGCGGTTGCAGCCCACGCCGCCGTGGGGCAGACATCGCAATCGTTCAACATCGATCCGCAGGCGCATGTTGAGCAAATGGTCATCAGCCTGCTGCAGACACCCATCACCTCTGTCGAAGATACGATACGCGGCGAGCGTCCACAACAAACCAACCTCGCAGGTCATGGCTTCTGCAGCAACGTAGCGACCTTGACTGCTAAGTACCCCTTCTCGCGCGGAGCCACGGTCGAGGCTACAGCCGCCGAGATTACCTCGATGTTCAAGCCCGGTTCGGGCGCACTCTGGGTGTTCTATGATGCAACGCTCAAACCTCTGATCATTCAACAGGGCAGCACGTGGGTTGCGGCACCCACCGCACCAATCAAACCCACGGCGGCGTTCCTGCAGTTCTTCAATCGCATGGCGACGATTTCGAACGCGCTCTTCCCTGCCGGCGCGACCGCTCCGACACTGACTTTCAACACGCATATCCTGCGCTCAAAAGAAATTCAAAGTGTCACCTTCACTGTCGACGCAGATCGTCTCACCGGTGCTGAGGTCTCGCGCGGTTTTACATGGTCGGCTCAGAACGCGCAGAAAGCAGAGCTGATTGCGAACTACGGTAGCGGTACTCTGCCTCTGCAATTCAGCGGGACTTGGTCGCTCTTCCACCTTCTGGATCGCGGCAAACTCGAACAGGGTGGCAATCCGGCACGCTTCGCGTATCCTCTCGAAATCTCAAACACGCCCATCGTTATCAAGGGCACACCATTAACGGAGCGGTTCGAGATCTCCGGTCCCGGAGCGAGTCTGCTCATCCCAGGTGCGCTCACTGGCCTACATTGCGCTGCACAGATTGCGCACTGA